The sequence below is a genomic window from Ovis aries strain OAR_USU_Benz2616 breed Rambouillet chromosome 19, ARS-UI_Ramb_v3.0, whole genome shotgun sequence.
GGGTAGAGTGAGGACGGGGGTGGAGCAAGGCTTGGCTCCTGTTGATCCTTGCCTGTATCTCCCTGgccatgcccccacccccacttccttaTTTCTAAAGAGTAGGAGACAGCTGTGTCTGCCCATGGGAAGTGGGGTCTGGGACTTGGTACCTTGGGGGAAAGGGTTTCAGGGTGGTCCTGGTGTTCCTGGCTGAGGGCTCCTAATCCCATCCTTGCCTGCTTCTTACCCAAGGCCTTAGTGCTCAGAGGTGCATGGTGGATGTTAAGGCCCACCCCCGCCAGGTGTAACCAGCAGTAAGCTGGGGAGTGACTTGGAGGGGGTACTGTTGCGGAACAGCTGTCCCTCGCTTCTCAGCCACTGGCTCTGATCCGATTAATCCACGGCTTTTGCTGTTCCTAGCCAAGCTGGATGTCTCTGTGTCAAGTCCATCCTCCTCCCTGGTATTGGGGAGAATGCCCTCAGAAGACAGGCCTCAccccttccctgccctgggtTGGGAGTCAGGACTCCAGGACTCTCTTCCTACTGACTCACAGCACCACCACAGCCAAGCCCTAGCATACCTCAGTTTCCCTCTGTGTCACAAGGAAATAGCTGTCTTTTCCCCTGGCTTGAAGGAAGCTGTGAATCAAGGACAGGGGACTCAGCTTTGGCTAAGAAGGCCAGGGGACTGGGTGGACTAAAGAGAAAGACATTGGGATGGTGGCAATCCTTGAAAACCTCAAACCATCTAAACTGCCTCCCTGCTGAGGGCTGAAAAACAGGAAGGGACTGGCTGTCCCTCTTAATCTAGGGCTGATGTAATCCCCAGATCACAGCTTACTTTGATCCTGAGAGACCCTAAAACTCACCCTCTGAGGGGCTTTAGGATTGCCTGTGGTACAGAGTCAAATAGGAGAGGTGCTGACCAGGGTCTCAGTTCtgcgcccccccccaccccacctccacacaTCCTGGGTGCTCACAGAAGCCATCTGCCAAGGACTGGGTGCTCCTATTGACAGTTCCTGAGGAGCCAGGTCTGGCTTCAAGGTCACCGGCATGTGGGTGTTGGGGTCCTCAATCCAGTCTGGAGGGAGCAGAGGCcggctgggctgggctgctgtGAGAGGCCCTAGGGCAGCGTGGTGTGGGGTCCCTGGGCCAGGCCAGTTGTGGCCcggctggaggaggagctgccTGTTTGTTGATGCTAGGCCTGGGCCCCAGCCAGGGCAAACACAGCTCAGAGGCCTTTCCTGCCACCTGCCGAATCTCCCAGCCCAGCTTGAGGTAGCCGGACAGCTGGCAGTCTTTACGGGGCTCCGAGAGGTACCAGGCACCTTCTCCCAGAGGCTCGAGGGAATCTGTTCATGCAGCTGCAGTGCTGGGGGCAGCCACCTGGAGTGGAAGATGGTGGGGAGCTTTATCTCAACCTGCGGCCCAGCCTCCTACCTCCAAGCCCCCATCTCCAGAAACTGACACACAGCCCCAAGAAACTGCCAGACACATGAGGCAGAATGTAGGGTCCCAGGATCACTCAGACCCTTCTTCCAGGGTCCTGGCAGCCCTTTGCTCTGCTCTTCCCTCTTTAGTCACGTCTTCTCAGCCTCCAGTTAGGCAGCCTCCTCTCAGCTTGCCAGCATGTCCCATGGCACGTTGGCTACACAGCATCCCAAGACTCTCTTTTACCATGAGACCCCATCTTCATCTTCAACCCAGTCCTCTTCAGAGCCTAGCATCTGTATCCACTGATTCCTCCGACACACTGCAGGCACCTGACTCACACCCAGACAGCCTCCCTGACACCCTCCCGACCTGCTCCTCTTCCCAGCTGGCCTCTTCACTTCCTCCACTGCCCAGCTGGCCACACTCTTTCCTGCTGTTCCAAGAACGTGCCAGCCTTCACTTCCCTGTACCTCTGCAGTCCCGGTCCCCCATCCTGTCCCACGTCCTTGGCAAACTCTCACTTGTCCCTCAGTAGTCAAATGAAGGACCACCTCTGAGTCCCCAGGAAGAGCCAGCTCTTTCTTCCTCCACCGACTGCAGCAGCTCTTTCCACCCCGCCACACAGCCGCAGCCCCAGTGTCTCCAAGCACTCTGTGTGGGTCCTTGAGGCAGGAAAGCTCCTGCCAGGTTAGAGCGTGCAGATCAGGAAAAGCCTGATGGAGAAGCAATCTGTGGGCTTGGCTCTGCCAAGGGGAAGAAAGACACCTGCCAGGGTAGGGAAGAGAGGGCAtggtggagagaaggaagagctTAGCCACAGGGAACGTGAATGAGTATGAGATTAGCACTGATAGGCGGAGGGCTGTGTGCAGGGCAAGACCCTTGGCCTGGAGTCACGTTGGGGGCTTTCAAGGCCTTAGAGGAGAGGGTGGTTTTCACCTCCACACCCCAGGGTTGAGGACCCACACTTACAGCTCCTGACTACACTCTGCCCAGCTTGATGTCTGGGAGGCTCCCCTTTGGGCCCAAGCAGGGGTTTAGGGCTGTGGAAGTCTAGAGCGGACCCATAGGCAAACCCTCCTGTCTGGTTCTCCCCTGGCCTGCATCCACAGAGCTCGTGACCTTCTGGCTAGAGCCTGTCCCCACAGCCCTGGAGGGCCCGCCTCTCTCCCCCGAGACCTGGCCCCTAGCTTCTTTGGCCACTGAAGCGGCTTAATGAGCCCAGATCACGTGGGCCCCCCATGCCTGTGGGGAGGGCCCAAGCCCCCAGCGGCCACCCGACCAGGCCCTGACGTCAGCAGCATTAACCGTTCACCAGGCCTGTTTAATCTCTGTTCCATGGCTGGGCCAGGTTCGCTCTGCCAGAGTCAGAGTCAAAGGCTGTGAAGCCCCCCAGGGGCACCTTGGCGTTGAGGTCAGCAGGGATGGCGGTGACTGGAGGTGCCCATAATAAACGCCCCCTTCCTATAAGACAAGGGTGCGGCCACATGTTGACTCTGGACCAGCTCTCTGATCCTCTGCCCTGGACTGTGAATCAGGCACTGGGCATCCATTGATCCTGCTCGCTAGGGTATAATTTACACTGGTGTGGTAAGTGAGGCTGAGGAGGCTTCCGTCCAGGAGACTTGGCCCTCTCTCTCCACTTGATGGCCATGAACAGGGCAGCTGGAGGCCAGGCAGAATCCCCAGTCTGTGGGATCCAAGAATATCGGCTCAGAATCCCAGCCCTAGGGTCAGGACCTGGAGTGTGGGGTCCAGCGCCTCCATGGTATTTGgcctcttctctgtctcttgcCAAGGAAGCCTGGGTAGCTCATCACCTTCCTTCTGAGACAAGGTGGCTAGGCAGACTTCCTCATGAGCCCAGCTCTCCCGACAGCTCCCCCTGTCTCAAGTCTGCCTCCTCTAGCCTTTCAAAGCTTTCTGTCTTCCGCCTTGCCCCTCCCCATGAAATCCCACCATCACCCTCCCCTGTCCCACCTCACTCCAGTAAATTGATTGGGCAGAGGGTCCTTAGCAGGGATGAGCAGCCCAGCTTAGCCAGGCCCCAAACCACCCAGTGGAATCCTGAAACACTGGCCCGAGCCCCATCCTCCCCCTCAGGCCTCTGAGCAGCACTAGAACGGCTGCCCACATGTGTCCTGGGCTCCCTAACCTATCCAGtgtccccccacctccaccccacacTCAGGCCCCACGCAGGCTCACTGTGCCACTTCCACCTGGACATTGAGGATGCTGCCGGCATGCTGCCTTCTGCCCAGTCCCAAGAATCTGTCTGACTCCTGGATCTCTCCCCCAGGTGGCCATAGGTCCAGAAAACTCAGTCCTCTCAacactcctttgcaaccccagctTGGTGGGGGCATCACATGCACTTGATCACCATACAAATTCAGACCCTTGTCACTGAGTCCCCCTCCTTGCAGATGTTGGTCCTCTGGCGTAATGACATAGATCTCTTCCTCATGGAGCCTCCCAGCCCCACTCCTCTCATCCCCCCATGCCTAGCCTCCAGGAAAAATGTGTGTCCCTATATACGTGcttttatgaaaatttttatgATTATGTTTTCCAGAAACAGATTTGGAAAATAGCGTTGATGATTTTACTCCCATTAAAGCCAAGAATGTGaacgtgtgctcagtcgtgtccagctctctgcgatcccacggactgtagcctgccaggcgtctctgtccatgggattctgcaagcaagaatactggtgggttgccatgtccttctccaggggatcatggcaacccagggatcgaacccgggtctcctctaTATAACACTATAAATACTGTTTTAGGTATAAATAAAATACTCAAGCTTAaagtaggacttcccaggtggtcctagcggtaaagaacccacctgccgatgtgGAACCatagatgcaggtttgatccctggattgcgacataagagacgcaggttcgatctctgggtcgggaagatcccctggaggaggacatggcaacccactccagcattcttgccaggagaatcccatggacagaggagcctggtgggctatagcccatagggttgcaaagagtcagacacgactgaagcaacaagCTTAATGTTGCAAATTTTAATATGCTTACTTTTGACTTATTTGACATTTCTTCAACTACTTTAATGTTCtgctaaaaaaaattaacctttaaaattaCATGAAAGCATATATGATAGGAGTGgacatttttccttttgcttcaggGTCCAATATGGTTCCACCAGGCTCTCTTGGATCTTGTCTTGATGAAAAATTTTGATATTCTATTCATTATGGATTTTCGCAGGTAATTTTGATTTTTGATTTTTGAAAGTACTGCATTAATATTTATCTTGATTACTGAGATTTTTTTGGCACCACCTTAAGTTTTACATCTGAGGTGAGTGCCTCATTTGCCTCACCCTAATCTCAGCCCTGTGATTATATCCTAGCTTCAAGGGCTTCCTGGACCCATCGTcttctggaggaagcacaggcccTTGGGCTGGTGGGTGGCACCTGTCCAGCCTTCCTTCTGCTTATTCTTccatcttcccttcccttccctgctccTGCTCCACGCAACTCCTGTGACCCAAAAGCCCACATTCCTGGGCCATTTACACCCTACTGTCCATGCCAGAATGAGCTTCCAGCTCACAACCCCTTCTTGATCCAAGATTGTCCTTGTGAACATTTCCCATGGCCCCTTTAtcccctcaatccctctcaggaCACCCAAATTGATCCCATGCCCCCAAGAGTGCCCCCTGGCATGCCGGGTCAGCTGCTTCTTTCTGGAAAGAACCATCTCCCCATTCACATCCAGTCCAGCACGGGGCATTGAATAAACTTGCATGGTTCATGGTCATTaactctccccttccccccaaaaaaggacAACCAGGGCCTGACGCAAAGGTTTATTGCTAAGTTTGTGTATCTAGCTGAAGGGAGTGCAAATTATGCCCTGGCCTTGTTAGAGGGATGTTCCTTGCCCTTGACTACAGCACGGGCTATGGCCCAGGGGCTTCAGCAAGGACTAGGTACTGATGAGGAAGTGGGGAGCAGGGGTAAGGGGACATGGGCTTTTGTCCCTGATGGTTCAGgcatggctttatttttttcctaccagGGCCCTGAATGGGAAGGGTGAGAGAAGCTGCTGGCAGGGACAAGGGGGTCACATGGGTTTGCTTTTGACCCTACCTGAGGCAGACCCCTCTGGGCACAATCTGGGCCTCCTTCCGGTCTCAAATCCTCTGCCTGGGGGTGATCGATGGAACCCGGACTCTGCTCCCAGCCACCCCTCAGGACAGTTTGACCATTGGCCACAACTGGTGTCAACAGTACCCTCCCTCGACAGAGTGGCTGACCTGGAGTGctgtggggtggaggggagtgGGACATGACTCTGGTGTCCAAGGACAGCGTGGGCAGAGCCTCTGGGGGGAGGGGTTAGGGTCCGGGAAGTTTCCAGCTTGAGTCTCTTCCTGGTACCAGGAGCCCCCAGGCTTGCCCTGACTCACTAAGTCGTCTCTGTACAAGCTGCACAGGCCAGAGCTGGCTTAGACTTTGGACTCCTGAATCTGCTGGGTGGGGCAGTCACTGGCCACTGGGCAGATGGGCATCAGACCCTGACACATGGAGGTGGTAAGGCTAGAATGGGCTGATGGTAAGCAGCAGGCTTGCTCAGAGGAGGGTTCcatgcctgccccctgcccttcATAAAGCTCTGGGAGGGAGGGCTGTTTGCTGAACCCAGACTCACCAGGTGAGTCATGGGCCTCCTGGGGCAGAAGAGAGGCAGGAGATTGGTCAGTGGGGGTACTGCTGAGTCACCGTGAGCTGTAGCTGCCCCAAGTCCTGCTTGCTTCTAGCTGGGGCTGGCTGTGGTAGGTCTGGGAGGCCAGTGCAGCCAGGCCGTGAAGGGCAGTGCTGGGGTGGCTGGGGGCATTGGACTCCCAGAGGCCTGGGAATCCTGGGAGCCACGAGGGAGGGTTATACGGCCTCAAGGCTAGCAGGATTTAGGGCTTTGAGTGTGTGGCTGGTGGGGCCACAGGCTGGGGCCCAGGAGTCCTGGGGACTGATAGGGTCATGTGCATTGGGGCTACAAGGTGTCAAGGGCTGCAGGGTCTTAGGGACGCATGAGCTCAGGCACCTGTGAAGAGAAGAAGGAACAGAGTCAGCATCCCTAAGCACCAACAGATGGAGATGGGCGTGGAAGCAATGCCCTAGCTGAGTGACTGGGGCGGAGTCAAGAGAGAGTTAGTGGGTGGGGCTTGTGAGCCAGGGGCGGGGCCTATGGCCATAGGGGTGGAGCCTGAGGAGCCAGAGTGGGACCCGGAAGCGGAAGGGTCAGAAAGTCCGGGGACCAGACGCCAGGGAGTGGAGTGGATCTGGAAAGCTGGGGAGGGGCCTGCAGATGGGATGAGGAGCTGGGGATGGGGCCCCCGCCGGGTACGGAGATCAAGAGGCAAGACAGAGGAGCATCCCGGCCCGCGGGGGAGCCACCTCAGAAGAGCCCGCAGTCTTTGAGGTTCTCCTTGATGATGATGTCGGTGACAGCGTCGAAGACAAACTTGACGTTCTGCGTGTCGGTGGCGCATGTCATGTGGGAATAGATCTCTTTCACGTCGCGTCGCATGTTGAGCTCGAGGAATTGCACCTTGATGTAATTGCCGGCGTCCTCATACGTGTTGGGCcctggcaggggaggggtggggggctctcAGTCCCTGCTACGAAGCCTTCCCGCGGCGGTGGGAGGAGCTCAGACCGAGAGAGTGGCTTTGGAGCGCTGCCCGGTGGCAGGCCGAGGGTCTCACCGTTGTAGTCCGGAAAGCAGATACTAAGGTGCGCCTTTTTGATCTTCTCCGAGAAGACGTCCTTCTTGTTGAGGAAGAGCACGATGGACGTAGTGGCGAAGTAGCGGTGGTTGCAGATACTGTTGAACAGGTGCAGGCTCTCGTGCATGCGGTTCTGAGGAGGGCAGAGGCTGTCGGCACCGAGGGACAGGGGTCGCCACCCCCCTCCACCTAACTGCGACTGACTGGCCGACCCCAACCTGCTCTCTGGGCTCCGGGTCCCCACTCAGACAGCTCCAAgactctccttctcctcccactcacCCACTCTCCCTCATCTCCTGATGAGGAGGCTGCCTCGTCTCCTCCTGCAGAGGGCTCTGGGACGAACACCCTCTCTCAGATGCTCCCAGCGGCCCGCCTGCAGCGCCggctccccttcctcctctccccctccccgctCAGTCGCCCAGGCCCGGCCCAGACGCTCACCACTTCGTCATCCTCCACCAGCACCATGTCGTAGGCGCTCAGCGCCGCGATGAAGATGATGCAGGTCACCCCCTCGAAGCAGTGGATCCACTTCTTGCGCTCTGAGCGCTGCCCGCCCACATCGAACATCCTGCGGGGCCGTGAGCACCGGAAACCCGGGCATCAAGTCCCCCGGAGACGCCCACGGGCATCCCCTGGCTTCCTGATGCTGGCTGGGAAGCACCCAGATGGGCCTGGCATCCGGAGGGACCGGACTTCTCTGCCGGTGGGGTGCTGGAGAAGTGGCAGGGTCTCTAGAAGGGCTGGGACCTCTGAGACCAGCAGGCCTCGGGCAGTGAACTTGGGGAAGGCCTCCCCACTCCAGAGCAGGAATCAGGGCTCAGTGTCCTACCGAAAGTTGAGGTCCTTGAAGGAGAACTGCGTCTCAATGATACCCGTGGTCTTGACACGGGAGCGCAGCACATCCTGTTCCGTGGGCACGTAGCCCGGGGTTACCAGGCGCTCCAGGTCTGAGAGATAGCTGTGGGAGATACGGGGTGTGGGTAGGGTTGGGTGGAGGGATGTGCCAGGGCCCTGCCTGCCCTCCACCCCTGCACCTGGCCTGTGCTCTCACTAGCCAGCAGAGTCGTTGAGCTGGTACTCCGAGGCTCGCTCGAAACAGGCCTGGATGCCGGAGTCCTTCCACAGCCGCTGGATGATATCTGACATCTCCTTGGGCATCGTACCCTCCTCGATGGTGTCTGCCATGTGCATCAGCTTCCGGGCGTCGTCCTGAGAGCAGGGGAGTGGTTGGCGGTAACCAGGGGCTGGGGCCCAGCCTCGGATCCCCAGAAGCCCTGTTCAGCTAGTCTCTTGGCACACCTGGCGCGCAGAGTCTCCGTACTGGATGTTGAGCGTGGTCATGGCACGCACGATGGCCAGGATGGACTGTAGCGTGTTGCCATAGATGATGGCAATGAACTCGAGACACTCTTCCAGTGAGTACCCGTCCTGGTGGATAATCCTACAGCCACAGGAGCTGGGTTAGCACCTCTTGGGTGGGTCGGGGATCAGACCTCCAGAGCACGCCCACCCCCAGGGCCTCGGTAGGGCAGGGGCACCACCCACCCCCAGGGCCTCAGGTAGGGTGGGGGCACTCACTTCATCTGCTTGACAATGGTACTCTTCCCGGATTCACCGGCACCTGGATTGGAATGGAAACCCGGCCTCGGAGATCCGCAGACCACACTGTCCCCTCTATCCCACCCGTTTCCCTACCACACTCCCAAAATAACGTCCTAATGCTCCGGCAGCAAAACCTAAATGTCAGGAGTGACCAAAGTGGGCTGACGAGGCTAATGGACAACCTCAACTCTGTCCTGGAGCCTCCAACACCTTGTAGGCTGTCTTATTTTTCGgaggccaaaaataaagaaacctgGAGCTCCACCTTGTGGACGGTTCTGGTACTACGCGCATGGGATTATTTGAGCCAGGTCAACCCCTGCTTTTCCACCTGAGGTGGAAGGGAGTGACCCCAAGAGGCTCAGAGGGAATTAGCACGTTTTGCTGGGGGAGAAGACAGAGCTGACAGTCCTTCTGAGCCTGCTCTCGTGTGGGTGTCGGGCGCAGTTAATGGGATTTCTGGCTTAGCCTGTCTTTCCTGGGGTACTCTGGTTTGGTCTCTTTACACACATTCACCTGTCTGGCTGAACCCTGGACAGCCTTGGTGAAGCCTGAGGTGCCTTCTCAAAGCAGTTCCTTCCTTCGGTGGTGGTGGCAGGAGGAAGTACTAGATCAGACCTATGTCCCCTCACTACCCATGGGACCAAGTATCTATTCTCCGCTGGGCCTTAGTAGCCCTCTACACCTTTCAGTTGTCCTGCAGGTCTGCCAGCAATGAAGCTCTGGAAACTGAGGGCCACTGTGTGTGGACCTGGGAGGTCCTGGAAGCTACCTACTCTCAGGAGGACTGTGACCTTCTCCTTCCCAAGGCAGCAGCCTTGTTGTGGTGCTCCCAATGAGGCCCCTGGCTTCTGAGCCCTGCCCAGCAGGCCCGTCAAGCTAAAGGCTGCAGTTTGAGGGAACATAGCCTGGGCAAAAGTGGGCCTTGAACACACGTCTCTCAAAAAAGTGTGATTGGCACACACATCTTGGGAGGGGAGGTTGCCTGAGGTTTGAGCCCTCCAGAGAGGGTTTCTGTGGGATACCTAGCCTTAGGGAGCCAAAAGTATCGCCCATCAGGCCTGGTCTTGCTTGGCCTGGACTCCACTCTGTTGCTAGGCTGTAGGCTCATTCTGTTTCCCAAATCACACCTGCTTCACAGAAGGGCCACCTGCTTGCCCCCAGGCCTCTGACTGGCAGATGTGGCCCCTCCTCAGCCCACCCCCTTACCCAGAAGCAGCAGTTTCACGGTTCGagcatctttctcagcatcttctTTCAGCTTCTTTTCCAGCTCCCTTGAGTGCTTCTCCTCAGCGCTGGCCCCAGCCCCCATGGTCCtggcaggaggtgaaggaggaGGGCCGTGAGTTGGTTCTTCCGGATGGAGGGGTTCCCCAGAGCCAGGCTCGGGCTAGCCTCTGGCCTCCTCGGACACCCTTCTGACCCCCGAACTGGGAATCCAATGGCTGTCTGCAGATCTGTGCAGGGCCTGGTGGGGCTGCTTAGTAGGATTTGGGGGTTGTTGGTATCTAAGAGCCAATCAGAGACAAGGACAGGTGAATCCagctcagcccccagccctcctAATCAGGCTGGCATAGCCCCAATCCCTCAACTGCTGACTCTGCACCCCCCTCTCTGCCGCTCCCCAAACCCTCTGGGAGAGACCCTGGAGGTAGTCCAGCCCTTGCTCCAAAGCAGGGGGACAAGTTCTGGGGGGTTCAGGCtcagaaaggggaagagagggcctcagttctgggggtgggggtaatGAGGGGTGGgcctgggagcagggaggaggagaagccTGCAAGGAGCACCTGCCCACTGCCTAGTACTGGGCTCAGCACTGCTCCTTGCCGAGCTCACAGCAGCCTGGCGGATGCCCCACATCCCTGCACCGATGAGGAAGCGGAGGCTCAGAGGATCACACTGCAGGAGGTGGTTGAGAAGGGCCGGTGACTCCAGGCCAGGGTTCCACGCTCAACAGGGAGTCAGGAAGGAAATGTGGACATTGCATTTGCCCTGTGCCAAGGGCTGGATCCAACCCGGTGAggcctctccctgcctccatgATTCATACAGACTTGGGTGCGTGTGCGTGTATCCTGTACTGGTGTCAAGCAAGGCAATGACATATGTTTGTGTATACCTGCGTGTAAACATGTGCCTGTGGTTTCATGAGTACAAGTGTATGTCTGTGTTTGCCTGTTTGTGtaccacgtgtgtgtgtgcatggatgtTTTGGTGCACttcttatgtgtgtgtttatatgtgtacTTTGCTACGCTTACGTGGGTTAATGTTGCATGTGTGTGAATGTATAAGCGCATGCACATGTGAAATGCGTGTGTGTGGACTTGCCTGTGTGCACGTATCTACCTGTATGTGTGCACACTTGCACGTGTGTGTACCCATAAACTTGAGGTCAGCAGTCTGACCTGCAGACGTGGCCAGGCTCTTCCAGGGAATATCTTGCAGGCCTGTTATCAGATGGGAACACTGAGTCTCAGAGCAGGTCTGGCATTCCCAGGGGAGGAGGGGATGAGCCCCACTCCTCTTCTGTCCCCTGTGGGTGCTCTAGGAGCTGTCAGGGGTATCTCCAGGGCATGCCTGCCTCAGCTTAGGGGTTAGATGTCTGTGAGGTTAGGATGGGACAGGGTGTGCTCCTAAGTGGGAGTGGTTCAGCTGAGCAAGTGGTGTTGAGTTGCAGCCTCTGGAGTTTTGCCATCTCCCATGAGAAGACTCAGATCCTGGGCTCTCAGCCCCCTCCTGGCTGGACTCCCCAGAAAACTTGCTGCCTTAGCACTCAGCTCTTGCAGATGCAAGGCTGCCAGGGCCCCAtattctgagcactgaagactgtCCCTAGTGTGGGGCAAGCTGAACAGGCACACGTAAATCAATGAAGTTTGAACACCctcacatcacacacaaaaataaactcgaagTCGCTTAAACACTTAAGTGTAAGACAGGACACCATCAAACACCTAAGAAGGGAAAGTATGCAAAACAGTCCGACATAAATTGTACCAGTATTTTCTCAGGTCAGTCTCTggaggcaatagaaataaaagcaaagatgaacaaatgggacctaatcaaacttaaaagcttttgcacctcaaaggaaaccattaacaaaatgaaaagacaacctaaggaaagggagaaaatatttacaaatgatgacTGACAATGAtgtcttaatttccaaaatatgcaaaaagCTGatgcaactcaacaacaaaaaagcaaatagtccaatcaaaacatgggcagaagaactagacatttctccaaagaagacatacagatggccaacaggcatatgaaaaaatgctcaacattgttaattattacagaaatgcaaattaaaactacaatgaggtaccacttcacactcgtcagaatggccatcattaagaaGTTGATAAATAATGAATGCTGgacagagtgtggagaaaagggaaccctcctacactgttgggaggcatgtaagttggtacagccactatggagaacagtacggaggttcctcaaaaaactaaaaagagttgccatatgatccagcaatcccactcctaggcatatatctgtagaaaactgta
It includes:
- the GNAT1 gene encoding guanine nucleotide-binding protein G(t) subunit alpha-1; protein product: MGAGASAEEKHSRELEKKLKEDAEKDARTVKLLLLGAGESGKSTIVKQMKIIHQDGYSLEECLEFIAIIYGNTLQSILAIVRAMTTLNIQYGDSARQDDARKLMHMADTIEEGTMPKEMSDIIQRLWKDSGIQACFERASEYQLNDSAGYYLSDLERLVTPGYVPTEQDVLRSRVKTTGIIETQFSFKDLNFRMFDVGGQRSERKKWIHCFEGVTCIIFIAALSAYDMVLVEDDEVNRMHESLHLFNSICNHRYFATTSIVLFLNKKDVFSEKIKKAHLSICFPDYNGPNTYEDAGNYIKVQFLELNMRRDVKEIYSHMTCATDTQNVKFVFDAVTDIIIKENLKDCGLF